A window of the Oscillospiraceae bacterium genome harbors these coding sequences:
- a CDS encoding toxic anion resistance protein, giving the protein MEQNEMPTPELTLDPAPEQSAAPTLQQTPQADVTAQQVQEPQLTPEEQKMVDDFSTKIDLTNSSQVLQYGSGAQKKMATFSESALENVRTKDLGEVGQMLAGVVNELKGFNASENDKGFFARFKRGSSKLAALKTRYAKAEANVDQICDALETHQVKLMKDVSVLDKMYEVNKSYFKELSMYLIAGKKKVEQVRTQDMPQLQAKARASGLPEDAQAANDLSNMCTRFEKKLHDLELTRMVAIQMAPQLRLVQNNDLLMSEKIQSTLVNTIPLWKSQMVLALGVEHSTQAAKAQREVTDMTNELLRKNADTLKMATVETQKESERGIVDMETLQHTNETLISTLDEVMQIQQDGREKRAQAEQELGKLESDLKNKLLELR; this is encoded by the coding sequence ATGGAGCAAAATGAAATGCCCACCCCGGAACTCACCCTTGACCCAGCACCGGAGCAGTCCGCAGCGCCGACCCTGCAGCAGACGCCGCAGGCAGATGTCACTGCACAGCAGGTGCAGGAACCTCAGCTGACACCGGAAGAGCAGAAAATGGTAGACGACTTTTCCACAAAGATTGATTTGACCAACAGCAGCCAGGTTTTGCAGTACGGCTCAGGTGCACAGAAAAAGATGGCGACCTTTTCCGAGAGCGCACTGGAAAATGTGCGAACCAAAGACCTGGGTGAAGTGGGACAAATGCTCGCCGGCGTGGTAAATGAACTGAAAGGCTTTAACGCCAGCGAAAATGACAAGGGCTTTTTCGCGCGCTTTAAGCGCGGCAGCAGCAAGCTGGCGGCTTTAAAGACCCGCTATGCCAAAGCAGAGGCCAATGTCGACCAGATTTGTGATGCTCTGGAAACACATCAGGTCAAACTGATGAAAGATGTTTCTGTACTGGATAAAATGTACGAAGTGAATAAAAGCTACTTTAAAGAGCTTTCTATGTACCTGATTGCGGGTAAAAAGAAAGTAGAGCAGGTTCGTACACAGGACATGCCGCAGCTGCAGGCAAAAGCACGGGCTTCCGGCCTGCCAGAGGACGCACAGGCGGCAAATGACCTTTCCAATATGTGCACACGCTTTGAGAAAAAGCTGCACGACCTGGAACTGACCCGTATGGTCGCAATTCAGATGGCCCCACAGTTGCGCTTAGTGCAGAACAATGATCTGCTGATGAGTGAAAAAATCCAGTCAACGCTGGTCAATACCATTCCGCTTTGGAAAAGTCAGATGGTCTTGGCGCTGGGGGTGGAGCATTCCACACAGGCGGCAAAGGCGCAGCGTGAGGTAACGGATATGACAAATGAACTGCTGCGTAAAAATGCCGATACACTAAAGATGGCGACTGTAGAAACACAGAAAGAATCAGAGCGCGGCATTGTCGATATGGAAACACTGCAGCATACCAATGAAACGCTGATTTCCACGCTTGATGAAGTGATGCAGATACAGCAGGATGGCCGTGAAAAGCGCGCGCAGGCCGAGCAGGAACTGGGCAAGCTGGAAAGTGACCTAAAAAACAAGCTGCTGGAGCTGCGCTAA
- a CDS encoding DNA adenine methylase, with protein sequence MPKNKLVAPVLKWVGGKRQLLSTFQLMLPKHITSYCEPFVGGGALLFHLQPKIAYVNDVNQDLIDVYKEIRNNVEGLIEILSTFKNEAEEFYTVRDWDRNKEKYDSLSSAEKAARILYLNKTCFNGLYRVNNAGEFNTPFGRYQNPNIINAPVLRAVSAYFNTAKIHFSATDYEPVLQSLRRGTFVYLDPPYDPVSVTSSFTGYAKGGFSKQDQIRLRECCDDLTARGIHFMLSNSATEFILEQYREYNCTVVQAKRAINSVAAKRGDVDEVVVRNYE encoded by the coding sequence ATGCCGAAAAATAAGCTAGTTGCCCCCGTTTTAAAATGGGTTGGCGGAAAAAGGCAACTGCTGAGTACATTTCAGCTGATGTTGCCAAAACACATTACTTCATACTGTGAGCCATTTGTAGGAGGCGGAGCGCTACTGTTCCATCTCCAGCCCAAGATTGCCTATGTCAATGATGTGAATCAGGATTTGATCGATGTATACAAGGAAATTAGGAATAATGTGGAAGGACTTATTGAGATCCTTTCTACGTTTAAAAATGAAGCGGAGGAATTTTATACTGTTCGCGATTGGGACAGAAACAAAGAAAAATATGATTCTTTGTCCTCTGCCGAAAAAGCTGCCAGAATTTTATATCTTAACAAAACTTGTTTTAATGGACTGTACCGGGTAAATAACGCAGGGGAATTTAACACTCCATTTGGCAGGTATCAAAATCCCAATATTATAAACGCCCCAGTGCTACGTGCGGTTAGCGCATATTTTAATACGGCAAAAATACATTTTTCTGCCACTGATTATGAACCGGTACTGCAATCACTTCGCAGAGGGACGTTTGTTTATTTAGATCCGCCATACGATCCCGTGTCTGTAACTTCTAGTTTTACAGGCTACGCCAAAGGAGGATTCTCTAAACAAGATCAGATCCGGCTACGAGAATGCTGTGATGATTTAACAGCGCGAGGCATTCACTTTATGCTTTCCAACTCTGCAACAGAGTTCATTTTAGAACAGTACAGAGAGTACAACTGCACCGTGGTGCAGGCTAAGAGAGCTATTAACTCGGTTGCAGCCAAGCGGGGCGATGTGGACGAAGTTGTGGTGAGAAATTATGAGTAA
- the metA gene encoding homoserine O-succinyltransferase encodes MPVKIPNSLPARSVLGKEHIFVMTERRALHQDIRPLRIALVNLMPTKITTETQILRCLANTPLQIEVDLVQTVSHKSKNTPEDHLLRFYETFDEIKNRVYDGCIITGAPVELMDYEDVDYWPELCRIFEWTKTHVHSTFHICWAAQAGLYYHYGIPKYILPRKVFGVFPHYALTKKSRLFRGFDDVYWVPHSRQTEVRVEDIEKVPQLRIMSMSPEVGVHIVSDQEGRQYFVMGHSEYDTETLGTEYRRDLEKGEPIAMPKHYYPGNDISREPVNKWRATGQLLYTNWLNYFVYQTTPFDLRSISGSSLDCAML; translated from the coding sequence TTGCCCGTTAAAATACCGAATTCTCTGCCGGCACGTTCTGTGCTGGGAAAAGAACATATCTTTGTCATGACTGAGCGCCGTGCGCTGCACCAGGATATACGTCCGCTGCGCATTGCTCTGGTCAACTTAATGCCTACTAAAATTACAACGGAAACGCAGATTCTGCGCTGCCTTGCCAATACGCCGCTGCAAATCGAAGTGGATTTGGTACAGACCGTCAGCCATAAGTCCAAAAATACGCCGGAAGACCACCTTCTGCGTTTTTATGAAACGTTTGATGAAATTAAAAACCGCGTTTACGACGGCTGTATCATCACCGGTGCGCCGGTGGAGCTGATGGATTATGAGGACGTGGACTATTGGCCGGAGCTTTGCCGTATTTTCGAGTGGACCAAGACCCATGTGCACTCCACGTTTCATATCTGCTGGGCCGCGCAGGCAGGGCTGTATTACCATTATGGAATTCCAAAATATATCTTGCCCAGAAAGGTGTTCGGCGTATTTCCGCACTATGCACTGACCAAAAAGTCACGCCTTTTCCGCGGCTTTGATGATGTCTACTGGGTGCCGCATTCCCGCCAGACCGAGGTGCGCGTAGAAGATATTGAAAAAGTACCGCAGCTGCGCATTATGTCTATGTCACCAGAGGTGGGCGTGCATATCGTAAGCGACCAGGAGGGCCGCCAGTACTTTGTAATGGGCCACTCTGAGTACGATACCGAGACCCTTGGCACGGAGTACCGGCGTGACTTGGAAAAGGGAGAGCCGATTGCCATGCCGAAGCATTACTATCCGGGCAATGACATTTCCCGTGAACCGGTCAATAAATGGCGCGCAACGGGACAGCTGCTGTACACCAACTGGCTCAATTACTTTGTCTACCAGACAACACCGTTTGATCTGCGCTCTATAAGCGGCAGCTCTTTGGACTGCGCAATGCTTTAA
- a CDS encoding transcriptional regulator translates to MSKKQCEKGLNELAWEKIFAKYDILKQIEALGCFQISATQIKPFREPRLMAKFDHIINLPEIFSAHKLAILPITRGDYLISHFDAYHHFEPETTEIVRASLPTYIQSLDYGNISSEAMALNCAVAAGILRDFLEEDEFVPTVSGRMGSGDFTFDIANSMYGTLNHVTVHNSQIEIDAAYEGIGSLAIFEAKRDVSEDFLVRQLYYPYRVWSSRVTKPVRPIFLVYSNGVYHLYEYCFQDPNNYSSLVLLKQKNYSVEDTTITVADIQSVLYTTEAGAEPAVSFPQADTFSRVINLCELLSEREYDRNKVTEKYAFDVRQTNYYTDAGRYLGLIHKNEEKRMPSYSLTKLGKQILQCSFKQRQLAYCKQILSHQVFHLTLEKYFENGVMPSKDEIVRIMKQCNLYHIGKDSTFGRRASTIRSWVNWMVELIND, encoded by the coding sequence ATGAGTAAGAAGCAGTGTGAAAAAGGGCTTAATGAACTTGCATGGGAAAAAATTTTTGCAAAATATGATATTCTAAAACAGATTGAGGCACTGGGCTGTTTCCAGATTTCTGCAACACAGATTAAGCCATTTCGGGAACCGAGATTGATGGCAAAGTTTGATCATATTATCAATTTACCCGAAATATTTTCAGCACATAAGCTTGCTATCTTGCCGATTACGCGCGGAGACTATCTTATTTCCCATTTTGATGCCTACCATCATTTTGAGCCGGAGACTACTGAAATTGTGCGCGCTTCTTTACCAACGTATATACAAAGCTTAGATTACGGTAATATTTCCAGTGAAGCAATGGCATTAAACTGCGCCGTCGCTGCGGGAATTTTAAGAGACTTTTTAGAGGAAGATGAGTTTGTTCCTACTGTATCTGGCAGAATGGGATCAGGAGATTTTACATTTGATATTGCAAATTCAATGTATGGCACGCTGAACCATGTTACAGTACATAATTCACAAATCGAAATTGATGCAGCCTATGAAGGAATTGGAAGCTTAGCAATTTTTGAAGCAAAGCGGGATGTGTCGGAAGACTTTTTAGTTCGGCAACTGTATTATCCATATCGTGTGTGGAGCAGCCGTGTTACCAAGCCGGTGCGCCCAATCTTTCTGGTATATTCCAATGGCGTATATCACCTATATGAATATTGTTTTCAAGATCCCAACAATTACAGCTCATTAGTTCTTCTAAAGCAAAAAAATTACTCAGTAGAGGATACTACCATTACCGTTGCGGATATTCAATCTGTGTTGTATACCACAGAAGCAGGAGCAGAACCGGCTGTTTCGTTTCCCCAAGCTGATACTTTTTCCAGAGTCATTAACCTATGTGAGTTGTTGAGCGAGCGGGAATATGACAGAAACAAGGTTACGGAAAAATATGCTTTTGATGTCAGGCAAACAAATTATTACACCGATGCGGGGCGTTATCTTGGGCTGATACATAAGAATGAAGAGAAAAGAATGCCGTCTTATTCTCTGACAAAGTTAGGAAAACAAATTTTACAGTGTAGCTTTAAGCAGCGCCAACTGGCTTATTGCAAACAAATTTTGTCACATCAGGTCTTTCACCTTACGCTGGAAAAATATTTTGAAAATGGTGTAATGCCTTCAAAAGATGAAATTGTGCGGATTATGAAGCAATGCAATTTGTATCACATTGGCAAAGATTCAACGTTTGGACGCCGCGCTTCTACCATAAGGAGCTGGGTGAACTGGATGGTAGAATTGATAAATGATTGA
- a CDS encoding 5-bromo-4-chloroindolyl phosphate hydrolysis family protein, whose translation MGNTDYSKIGKEISRAVREAMRAANLNNIEHTVEDSVRGFTDDINEVFGGPGSAGHRPPHPYAPSDNQQESWQEDQTPPQGQQAQSQKTPPAGWQTPPQPIRPQPAPYPSQHTSRHRMPGNISGTICFALGLVIGVPLLITDIASVAVTASSTAISSYWYGGMAVLCSITAAAAVLTWYGAHLRRRARRFQRYQDALDGAAFSMVDQLADTAGQTRERTLKDLKKMISTGVYSQGHLDRAQTCFMVDDETYEAYLEAEKSYDAREAAAREKKEKAEADPRQAQLEEVRREGSQYLDEIRKANEAIPGKEISEKLSKLEDVTSRIFACVQLHPEKLPEIKRFMRYYLPTTLKLVKAYQEFDNQPAQGQNITKAKAEIEDSLDTVNDAFANLLDSLFANDALDISADISTLETMLHQEGLTGSDFSTKEKREEKPVEKLTL comes from the coding sequence ATGGGGAATACGGATTATTCTAAAATAGGAAAAGAAATCAGCCGCGCAGTGCGGGAAGCAATGCGTGCGGCAAACCTTAATAATATAGAACATACAGTAGAGGACAGCGTACGGGGCTTTACCGATGATATCAATGAGGTCTTTGGCGGCCCCGGCAGCGCTGGCCACCGCCCGCCGCACCCTTATGCGCCGTCTGATAATCAGCAGGAAAGCTGGCAGGAAGATCAGACCCCGCCGCAGGGACAGCAGGCACAAAGCCAGAAAACCCCGCCTGCAGGTTGGCAGACCCCGCCGCAGCCTATCCGGCCGCAGCCAGCACCGTATCCTTCGCAGCACACGTCGCGGCACAGAATGCCCGGAAATATTTCCGGAACGATCTGCTTTGCGCTGGGCCTTGTCATCGGCGTGCCGCTGCTGATAACCGACATTGCTTCTGTTGCAGTCACGGCATCGTCTACAGCAATTTCTTCTTATTGGTACGGTGGTATGGCGGTTCTCTGTTCCATTACCGCTGCTGCAGCCGTGTTGACATGGTACGGTGCGCATCTGCGCCGCCGGGCGCGCCGCTTTCAACGCTATCAGGATGCACTGGATGGGGCCGCTTTCAGCATGGTGGACCAGCTTGCAGATACGGCTGGCCAAACCAGAGAGCGTACACTGAAAGATCTGAAGAAAATGATTTCTACCGGCGTCTATTCGCAGGGACACTTAGACCGCGCCCAGACCTGCTTTATGGTAGATGACGAGACCTATGAGGCATATCTGGAAGCAGAAAAATCTTATGACGCCAGAGAGGCAGCTGCACGCGAGAAAAAAGAAAAGGCAGAGGCCGACCCGCGCCAGGCGCAGTTGGAAGAAGTGCGCCGCGAGGGCAGCCAGTACCTTGATGAGATTCGAAAGGCAAATGAGGCAATTCCGGGCAAAGAGATTTCAGAAAAGCTGTCTAAGCTCGAAGATGTCACAAGCCGTATTTTTGCCTGTGTGCAGCTGCATCCGGAAAAGCTGCCGGAAATCAAGCGCTTTATGCGCTACTATTTGCCTACTACCCTAAAACTGGTCAAAGCTTATCAGGAGTTTGACAACCAGCCGGCACAGGGCCAAAATATTACAAAAGCCAAAGCGGAAATTGAGGATTCTCTGGATACTGTTAATGATGCTTTTGCAAACCTGCTTGACAGCCTGTTTGCCAATGATGCACTGGATATTTCTGCTGATATTTCTACATTGGAAACCATGCTGCATCAAGAGGGCCTGACGGGCAGCGACTTTTCCACAAAAGAAAAAAGAGAAGAGAAGCCGGTGGAAAAGCTGACGCTGTGA